The genomic window ACCACGCTGGGAAAGCAatgacgtaaaaaaaggaatttacatTTCCGAAATTCACGTTCTTACTGTGTTCCCCTTTGCATCATTCTGCTGTAAAGTAACCTTTTCCCATGTGGATGTACCCTTCCCCGCGCTACCAACACACCTTGCCGTACGCCCCCCATGCCATTACCACTTTCCCGTTCATCCTATTACCCGCTAaggtacacttttttttcactaaaaGACCTTtggtttcctttttaaatgggaaaaaaaggagcacttccttttggaaaaaaaaatttttaagaatTGTGCATAAAGGTACGCATCGCGTATGCACACGCGCAGGTacacgtgtatatattatatgcacacgATGTCAAGTAGAGGACGCGAAATTCATAGCACTCTTATGTAAGTGGAAATATATGTCACTGCTTTGTTCATCCTTCTCCTTTCAGTTGCATGGTAAGAAGTGCGACATTCCGGTGGAGCATTCACTGGAGAATACCCacgcatgtgcatatgtataaaagCATACGAACAGGATGGGTGCATGCAGAGCAACTCTTCCACGCGGGCACGTATGCCTACAGAAACACACGCAGAGGAacgtgcacacacatattcgTCGTATGTGCAACAGGCAGATGTACACATTCTTACACGCAAGAAATGCACGAGCATGAACgcatgtatattttcttcttcctctttgaATTATGCTACGGGTTCTTGCACCTCCACAATTGGGTCCTGAATTTTGGCTTCTTCGTCATGTATGCCATCCTTCTCCATCTTGCACTTGGCATCCTTACAGTCGTGAATTTTATctgcatcattttttccatcaacatcgtcctcctcatcatcgtcgtcatcatcatcattgtCATCGTCACTTGTATCATCGCCATAGGAACTGGAGTCATCGTCGTTCATGCCATTCATATTTGGCATATTCTTAAACTGATCCATTCCTCCTAATCCTGAAAAGTTGGGCATATCATCCCCCATATTTCCTAGCTTACTAAAATCCATATCGCCCATGCCTGGCATTCCACCCATTCCGGGCATACCTCCAAGACCTCCCATTCCTGGCATGCCTCCAAATTGACTCATATCTGGCATTCCACCCATGCCTCCAAAACTATTCATTGCCAGGTCGTCATATTctgttgttttattttcttcatcagTATCAACCCAAGAATTCCAGTCACATTTCACCCAATGCTTCTTACCATCATTATTTATGGTCTTccatctttccttttctttttttataattttaaactTTATATTTCTCTTGGTGCTGTACTTGGACTCTTCTACATTTATTGGTTTTAAAAAGTTGAGGGTGAACtcgtattcatttttgtctttttttccgtaaaAATATAACTTGTCTTCTTTCAAGTCAATTTTGGTGTCCTCCGCATCTTGGAGCTCTATGGTCAGGTACaggcattcctttttctgggCCCACAAAACGATTGGAAAGAGTCTACAAGGGGGGATAACATCCATATCCATGTGTGCtcacataaatataaatatatttacatgtaCATGTTGCCAAACGGGCAAGCTCATCCGCGTATACACTcaaggattttttttcaaatttgtgtaatttctACAGGGGAAGCGTCATGTGGTGTGGACTTCCATTATATGCAGGTGTGAACATCCGATAGACgcaacgtaaaaaaaaacaacgcaACAACGTAATTTGAAAAAACCATGTGCAATAATGTTTCGGGGACGATCACATTGTGTAGGTGGTAACCCCATTTGGAAGTGTGCACGGCGGACCTTGCCAAGGGGGAGCAcgcaaaaattacaaatttcacattttacaacAACGACGGTGaaacacaaataaaaaaaaaaattcaaatagCCATGCAGCGTGGGCGACTATAATATGTAGAAGTGCAAGAATAAcagtatatgtgcacattttgcaaGCCCATGTGGagagaattaaaaaaaaaagaagaaatttttatatcAATGCAAAAGAGTCACGGAGGAGAAATGCAAACACGGGCTACATATTGGTTCACTCTCTCGCTGCAACAGAACGCTGCtctgtttttcccttatgtTCATATTTCTCTTAAAACTTACGGCATGTTTGGAAAATGCTtgttgaaaataaaatatggggGAGGCGTGAGAAACTTGGTGAAAGTTTTTCTCGAAATGGAATATGCTACACAATATATGTGCTACGTAAATGTTGGTGAATTTGCTATTTTTCCTCAATATTTAAGAGAAATTTATAAACATGTttaatttataaatataattcctATTTGGaatgatataaaaaaatgacctcAAAAAAAGGCGTTACGCaggaaaaagtacatatcgtactgtttttcttttacatacatgtatagcactgtttttttatttatgtatgcataaataaaaacataaattgtttcaaaatgagcatattttattaaatttaaaattgtgCTTAAAGGGTGAACTTTGCGTTTATAAAATGAATTCAAATCcgtttctttcactttttaaaaaaactgttcatatgtacattcatttcatttgaaatatatatatatttttttttttcttaaccgcaggaaaaaaagtcaatattttttattttcataagaaaaataaaaagggggtggtGTTTCGCAgtcatgcatacatatatatatgcatacgtgtacattattttatgtataataatacaatACGGTGCATGGCATACCTTGCATAATTGAAGTACCAGATGTTATTTACATAGGTGATATATAACGCTGTTTGTCGTGTTGGGCTTGTTGCGTATGTAACCCTTACAGGGTATACCATGGTCGTAGCATTTCGAATGAGGGGCTGTGATGCGTTCACGGTGTATGATGCATTATTTATActgaattatatatatatattaattgtTCGGGCATGacggaaaaaacgaaacggTTTTGCTGCAAGCAGGGAAAGGggggctttttttttttttttttttttcgtgctcATATCATATACTTACAATGACTGCCCCGCCCCGTAGGTCACCTGCACGAATGATAATCGCCCCGTGCATCAGATTGTATGCAGTTTTCAGTATACCTAATGTTTGCATAcattcctacatttttgcgAATAAACTTATTCCGTcaaaatgtacatttgtatataCAAGGTAATGCTGCCTCTGCCGTACATTTATGCAGCGCCCCGCAATGTCGCAAAATGGAATACCGCTAAAAGCGCgacttccaaaaaaaaaatcaccgtTGCGGCGATTACGCCTGGAACGAATATTTAATGGGGTATCTACATGACCCCAGATAGGGCAAAGGAAGCATCGAAAATTGTTTTTAGTGTACGCACAACAAATAAtgataaatggaaaaaaatgttgttagAAAAGTTCGTCAgagaggatgaaaaaaaaggaaaaggcctATATTATGTTAGAATGCTCTATGActgaaatggaaaaacaaataaattttcTTGCAAACTGTGtgttggtaaaaaaaaagcaatgaGGGCCACAAAAGGGATGCATTAAATGTATGGGAAGCATATAAATGTTGTGACACCTTGTGGAaactactttttctttttttttttcgtgaaaaatccttccttttcgtcataatgggggaaaaacactTGATGCATATCTTTAAATACGCCACAGTTTggctaaaatggaaaattgtGCATTGTACAAATGGTTTGCTAATTATATTGTGCCTTTATTTTAACGTGACGAATGTCCCACCTCTGCACATGATACAGAGCATGCCGCACACGCATAATAATTAATCGGTTTATGAGCAGACGCCTATTCGCGCGTTGCAAGCTATTTTGATATGTAGACAATTTTGAAGGTAACCTGCTTGTATGCTTGAacgttcacatttttttatgtaccccATACGAGATGGTAAAATAGCGCTGACACTTTAAGACGTAAAGAAGGGGGACGGTTCGaagggaaaatattattcactCGAAATTATAAGAAAAGTCTTACGCCGAACTTTCCTCATGTTAATATTACGGGGAGTATCATCTGCACGttttacacacaaaatggaggaagaagttcgTACATTGAGTTTTCCCAAAGTCAATTGAAAATTTGGGCAAGGTCACAAAATTTGTCACATgtttgtagtttttttttttttttttttctagccATTTTGTGGCTGGTAAAATATCCCGCCAGTTTACTTTCCCATtgacataaaaatttatatacacgCAAAAGGCTGTTACTTACATTGTTTACCACGCGAtatatggaaattttttcgtcgaagggggagaagaaaagggaaaaaaattctatatatttttcgaaTTTCGAATGGGGGAAcgtttttcccccacctCCACTACCTTCGTGTTTTAAGCCCCCAAAGGGGTAGATTGTAGGAACGAAATTAACTGGCATTTTCAGTTCCCCCACCAACACATGCTTCATATTTGGACATTTTCAGCAAAAGGTGTTTCCAAACGGgttggtttaaaaaaataatccttCAGGTGCAAATGTTAACTGTGTAAACCACTCATAAAAATTGTGAGCAtcgctaattttttttgtgaatagGTACCAGGTGCGCTACTCGTTAAGGATGCTAATTGGAATGCACTAAAATTGAAGGCTGTGCGATAATCATGGGCAAACTAACcggtttcattttttgcaccaCTCGTTTATGAACTATTTTCACGCATTCTGCGTTTTTCGAAGCACTTTTCAGCGTGTCCCCATGTGCATTGAGGAGGTGTATTACTTTTTTGTGTGCTCCCCAAATGTTGGTCCAAGTGAAGTCTAAAGGTATGCATgtaaaagtacaaaaaaagtgagcaatctctacaacatttttttttggggggttccTTTGGGGGTTAACTCATTTTGCTTTAATGTGGTAACTTTTTTGTCATCCATGTTATGTGCATTACTTGGTGAAAGGCAAATGTGGTGCAAAAtaaattgaattttttttttcccccaagcgtgcaatgtattttttttgtttattttctttttctttttttttctctttgaGCCACTTCTTTCCAAAATTGCAATGCATATGGCTTCCAAACTTCGAGCATGTCGAGATAACACAAAATGTTGACACATAGGATGCATCAAATCCACACGCACGTATCTAATCGTAGGAACGTTTTTACCACTTGTGGGGGGGGTGTCCGAAGAGTTCTGCatgggaaaagggaaacacaAACGTGGCAACATGTATGCTGTAGATAGATCGAATCATTTTTGAACGCGCGTAACACACTTCTCATCCAGGGAGACATATTAATGTTGAGGGGGGGAGGTCTTACCAGCAAGGTgctaaaaataggaaaacgTTGGTTGGCTGACAAGGAAAGTGCTTTTTTTACCACAaacagaaataaaggaacaaaaaatgcCTTATCCAAATGTATTGAAATTAACAAGGCAAttctgaaaaatgaaaatattctcgaaatagtaaaaataataaggaagaacgaaaaaaatgccaataTAATTAATTACGTAACGTATGTGCACCGGTTAATGCAAATAATATGCAGCAGGAAGGATGACCCCACTTACTTAAAACGTATAACATATATCCATGACgaaatagaggaaaaaattagcatCATTTTTCAGTATTTTATTGACCAAAAGAAAAGTGTTAAAATTAATAACTACAACAAAAgactcttttcttccttcatatggTCCCTTAGTAAGTATGCCAGTCTTTTCCAAGGTGGTGACACCAGGCACCTCTTTGCCAGTACGGTGCCTCACAATGATTTCGCACATCCGTGTAAGGGTGAAGTGGAGTGGCTGAAAAGGGTTCTTGTCTTAAATGGGCAGGGGGAGCATGTCAGTGGTGTGTACCTGTCGGGGGGTTATGATGGAGACGGTACGGTTAGAAGTATTCCTCTGAAGACAAATACTCCccaaggggaggaaaaccaacacgatggaaaaaattgcccccGCGAAGCAGTCAGGGGAAGCCCCACCCCATGTAATAAGTTCAGCCTCTTATGCTACTATGCAGACGCGTATTTACCATCCTTAAATCCCTCTCGATATGTCCTTGTGCTTTGGTCATTAAGCAAGCTGAATAAACATTACAAAGAATTACACGAGCGATACTACGAGAGGAGTACGAATCTCTTGCCTCTGCTAAAGAGTAAGGAACTGATAATGCTTCTATATAGCTACTCCTATGTAAATTATTCAAACTTACATTTTTAcgtaaaagtgaaaaacttTATTATGCgaagaaatgtatataaggaaATAGTCCATGCGAGGGAGTACGAATCTGTGGTCAACATGCTTCTGTCATTTTCGAggcaaaatatatttccccaAGATTTACTCGAAAGCACAGTAGACCAGATTTTACACTCGAAGGATTTTTTGAAATGGATAAAAAGTAAGGATCTAATAACCCTCCTCTTTTGCCTATGCAAATTTCCGTTTTTATACACACCAGTGGGAACCCCCCTTGGAGCGctaaaaggaggggaaacaaatatatgggcaagaaaaaatatcttTTTGTATCAATtgctaaaaaaggaaattatgaATAGGTGCGCTGAAAGGAGGAACCCAAGTGGGGGGGATACACTTCAgacggaggaaaaaaatacacacaaagAGGTACCAGTCTACATGATCACCTACTCCCTGGAAAACTTAATTTTAATCATATGGTCGTTAAGtcttaaatatatatactcagCAAAATTGTTCCTCTGTTGCTTTACTAAGTTATCAGattatttgaaaaatcaaaactacctgaacagttcatatCCCATGTTGacgaatttttatttatcccTTCTGTCCTTCTTGCTAGAAGATGGGAAGATAATTGATCTATATTTTAACAGAGCAGAATTAAATGCCCTACGTGTTTTGCATAACAATGTCGACACCTTTGAAAGGCATTTTGGGACATTCAAAAAGGCGATAAAcatgaatggaaggaaacatGACGTGGAGGTGTCCGGCATGCATAAGGTTATATACAATTTGGTCTCCAACCTTCttaaggggaaagaaaatgtagCTGTTTTATTGGAACATAAAAACGCGGTGAACTTGTCTGTGGATATTTTGCTCcttcaaaaggggaacactACAAGGCAGGAGAACGAACATTGTGGGGAGGCTCCACGTGGTGAATTCTTATGTGAAGTGATGTTACCCCATGGCCGGACGGGGAATGAACAGGCTTATCACAGCAACAAGGAAGGTACGGCGAAATGTGTAGGGTTTGCAATAGGGAAGAGCAACGCGGCTATTGGTTCCCCATTCCAAGTACCCCCCAAAAGCACATCACTAGGCGCGCATCAAAAGCGTGACTATCACAGCAGCGCCGAAAATGATAACATAAAAAGTGACACTTACATTGAAGAGGCAATCAACGTGAGTGTACCGTTTGAGAAGACAGATATTCCAACCAATGAGGTAAGAAGTAGTTTGCTCCTCTTCAtcgaaagaataaaaagtgcgaatgacaaaatggacaccaaggaat from Plasmodium coatneyi strain Hackeri chromosome 12, complete sequence includes these protein-coding regions:
- a CDS encoding CS domain protein, coding for MPLFPIVLWAQKKECLYLTIELQDAEDTKIDLKEDKLYFYGKKDKNEYEFTLNFLKPINVEESKYSTKRNIKFKIIKKEKERWKTINNDGKKHWVKCDWNSWVDTDEENKTTEYDDLAMNSFGGMGGMPDMSQFGGMPGMGGLGGMPGMGGMPGMGDMDFSKLGNMGDDMPNFSGLGGMDQFKNMPNMNGMNDDDSSSYGDDTSDDDNDDDDDDDEEDDVDGKNDADKIHDCKDAKCKMEKDGIHDEEAKIQDPIVEVQEPVA